The Pseudomonas rhizosphaerae genomic sequence GGTCGACGTGCCCAGTCCTTTCGCCAGCCATGTGCTGATGCCAGCCTTTCCCGAATTTCATCGCCGCTACCCGGATATCCAGATCGACATGGGCGTCAGCGACCGCATGGTCGACATCATCGGCGAGAACGTGGACTGTGTCGTGCGCGGCGGTGAATTGACCGATCAGTCGCTGATGGCGCGCCGCCTGGGCGACCTGCGATTGGGCGTCTATGCATCGCCCGGCTATTTGCGCCGACTCGGCACGCCCCAGCATCCCGGCGATCTGGAAGCGTCCGATCACCGAGTGATCGGCTTTCTCTGGGCACGCACGGGCAGGGCCCTTGCTTACACCCTGCAGCGCGACGGCGAGCGCGTGACCGTACGCGGCCAAGCGGTGCTTTCGGTCGACGACGGCAACGCCTATCTGGCCGCAGGGCTGGCTGGCATGGGGGTGCTTTGGCTACCGGAGTACATGGCCAGCGCACCCGTAGCGCGCGGCGAGCTCGTTGCGCTGTTTCAGGACTGGCAACTGGAGTCCATGCCGATGTACATCGCCTATCCGCCCAATCGACATATCAGCTTGAAACTGCGGGTGTTCATCGAGTGGGTGGTGGAACTGTTGCCGTTCGAAGGAGCGGCGAGCGGGTAATACAATGCCTGTGCGGTCAGCCGATGATGATGGTGCCGGCAGCGATAATCGTACAGGCCAGCACTTTGCGCACGGTGAGGCTTTCGCCCAGGAAGAACCAGCCGATCAAGGCTGCGAACAGCACGCTGGTCTCGCGCAGCGCCGAGACCATACCCATGGGTGCATCGGTCATGGCCTGGATGACGATGCCATAGGCTAGCAGGGACACCAGGCCGCCGGCAGCCGCCGTTGCCATTCCGGGACGATAAGCAAACAGGCTGCGCGCTCCGCGCCGACCGATATACACCATCGGCATCAGCACCCCCCACAGCACACACATCCACACGGTATAGGCCATGGGGGCGCCGGACAGGCGCGCACCGATGCCATCGGTGACGCTGTAGGCTGCGATGAACACACCGGTGCCCAGGGCGTAGGGCAGGCTGGGCACGGCCAGTTTGCCCTTGCTGAAGGCCAGCAGGATGATGCCGCCCGAGACCAGGCAGATGCCGGCCAAGGCACTGGCCTGGATGTGCTCGCCGGCGAATATCGCTGCACCCAGCGCGATCAGGATCGGCGACGAGCCGCGGGCAACCGGATAGGTCTGCCCGAGGTCGCCCATCCGGTAGCTGCGCACCAGAAACAGGTTGTAGCCCACGTGCAGCACGCCCGACAACACGGCATACGGCCAGCTCGCCATGGCTGGAGCCACCATGAACAGTGCCAGGACGATGCAAGTGCCAGCCACGGCCAGGCACATGACGGTCATCGACCAGAGCCGATCCGCGCCACCGCGCAGCAGTGCGTTCCAACCGGCATGGAGCAGGGCGGCGAATAACACGAGGGAGATGGTGGAAATAGGCATTGCGGCATTCTAGGCCAGCAAGCAGGAGACAGGACAGTGAAGTCTGCTCGTCGTCGATATCGGATCATCAACGCAGCAGGCCCGCGCAGTTCAGCCGAACTGCGCGGGCCTGCCCTTGCGATCAGAGCGATCGCAGGGGGGCGTCAGACAGTGACGTGCAGACGAACGTCGACGTTGCCGCGGGTGGCATTGGAGTACGGGCAGACCTGGTGGGCCGCTTCGACCAGCGCTTCGGCGTCGGCCTGTTCCAGACCTGGCAGGTGGATGTGCAGATCGATGTCCAGACCGAAACCGCCGGGGATCTGGCCGATGCCCACGTTGGCCGTGATCGAGGTGTCGGCCGGCACGCTGCGCTTGCTCTGGCCGGCGACGAATTTCAAGGCGCCGATGAAGCAGGCCGAGTAGCCCGCCGCGAACAGCTGCTCCGGGTTGGTCGCTGCACCGCCGGCACCGCCCAGTTCTTTCGGTGTTGCCAGAGCCACGTCGAGAATCTTGTCACTGGAGACAGCACGGCCATCACGGCCACCGGTGGCAGTTGCGGTTGCGGTATAGAGAACGTTCATGGATTTATCTCTTCAGGACTGGATGGGGGTACCGCCAGCGCGCATATGCACGATAAACAGTGATGATTAATCTATCGTGCAAATATTTAGCACGCAAGACATTCCTGTGTTGATTTCGGCAGGGTGCCCGATCTGGCCCTGTTGCTCTTGACCCGCAGGGCCACATTTGGCGGTTAGGTTAGCGTCAGCGCCTGAAGCAACGGTTGGTACACCCTGATCATCTGGGCAGCGGTCCCATGGGCTCCAACTCCCGGATCAGATCGATCAGCAGCCTGAGCCCAACGGGCACCTGTCGAAAGCTCGAGTAGTAGATGTGGAAGCCAGGATCGGTGTGGGCCCAGTCCTTCAGGACCTCCTGCACGGTGCCGTCCTCGATGTACCTGGCGATGACACGTTCAGGTACGTACATCAGACCGGCTCCTCGGGTGACCAATGCAACGCCGACGCGGGTTTCATCGATGGTGATCGCGCCGGGTACCTGCACCTCGAGTTTCTGGCCGTCCTTGACGAACTCCCAGTCATACAACCGCGCGTTGCCGAGGCGGATCTTCAGGCACCGATGGGCTTTCAACTGCTCGGGATGAGTGGGCACACCGAAACGCTCGAGATAGCAGGGTGTTCCCACCACGCTCCAGCGCACATCCGGGGACAATCGCTGAGCGATCATGTCACTGGGCACCGTGCCGCCGAAACGAATGCCTGCGTCGTGGCCCTCGCCAATCACATCGATCATCCGGTTGGTGACGGTCAGGTCCACTTCGATGTCGGGATAGCGCTCCACGAACACTGGCAGGACAGGGCCGAGCAGTAATTTCGCGCCATCGCTGAGGACGTTCAAACGAATGCGACCTGCCGGCTCGTCGCGCAACCGGTTGAGGGTCTCCAAGGCGTTGCTGATGTCGGTCAGTGGATGGCTGACCAGCCCCTGCAGCTCTTCGCCGGCAGCGGTAAGGGTCACGCTGCGGGTGGTGCGATTGAGCAGGCGAACGCCCAGGCGCGCCTCCAGGCCTTTCATGGCATGGCTGAGCGCCGAAGCGCTGATGCCGACTTCGACGCTCGCACGGCTGAAGCTCTGGTGCTTGGCAATGGCCAGGAAATAGATGATGTCAGCCAGGTTGGCACGACTCAGTTGCATGGATCACCCGCCAGCGGAGCGCTTGAAAGGGCAATCATACAGAAGCGGGTAACTGATCGATGAGCTTGTCCAGCGTGATCGGATAATCCCGAACCCGTACCCCAGTGGCATTGTAGATGGCATTGGCGATGGCGGCGGCCGCACCGGAGATGCCCAACTCACCCACGCCCTTGGCTTTCAACGGCGTTGCGCAAGGGTCGACCTCATCAAGAAAGATGACCTCCTGATGGGGAATGTCGGCGTGCACGGGGACCTCGTAACCCGCCAGGTCGTGATTCACGAAGAAACCCAGGCGATGGTCCACCACCATGTCCTCCATCAACGCCGCGCCGGCGCCCATGGTCATGCCGCCAATGATCTGGCTTCGTGCCGTTTTCGGATTCAAGATACGGCCGGCGGCGCACACCGCCAATTGGCGACGGATGCGAATCTCGCCGGTGGCTGCATTCACCCCGACCTCGACGAAGTGCGCACCGAAC encodes the following:
- a CDS encoding EamA family transporter: MPISTISLVLFAALLHAGWNALLRGGADRLWSMTVMCLAVAGTCIVLALFMVAPAMASWPYAVLSGVLHVGYNLFLVRSYRMGDLGQTYPVARGSSPILIALGAAIFAGEHIQASALAGICLVSGGIILLAFSKGKLAVPSLPYALGTGVFIAAYSVTDGIGARLSGAPMAYTVWMCVLWGVLMPMVYIGRRGARSLFAYRPGMATAAAGGLVSLLAYGIVIQAMTDAPMGMVSALRETSVLFAALIGWFFLGESLTVRKVLACTIIAAGTIIIG
- a CDS encoding LysR family transcriptional regulator; protein product: MDRFDAMQAFARVVETGSFTQAAHTLHMSKTTVTQLVQQLEARLRVKLLNRTTRRVNVTADGAAYYDRVVRLLADLDDAETGLSSAATVPRGRLRVDVPSPFASHVLMPAFPEFHRRYPDIQIDMGVSDRMVDIIGENVDCVVRGGELTDQSLMARRLGDLRLGVYASPGYLRRLGTPQHPGDLEASDHRVIGFLWARTGRALAYTLQRDGERVTVRGQAVLSVDDGNAYLAAGLAGMGVLWLPEYMASAPVARGELVALFQDWQLESMPMYIAYPPNRHISLKLRVFIEWVVELLPFEGAASG
- a CDS encoding LysR family transcriptional regulator, which translates into the protein MQLSRANLADIIYFLAIAKHQSFSRASVEVGISASALSHAMKGLEARLGVRLLNRTTRSVTLTAAGEELQGLVSHPLTDISNALETLNRLRDEPAGRIRLNVLSDGAKLLLGPVLPVFVERYPDIEVDLTVTNRMIDVIGEGHDAGIRFGGTVPSDMIAQRLSPDVRWSVVGTPCYLERFGVPTHPEQLKAHRCLKIRLGNARLYDWEFVKDGQKLEVQVPGAITIDETRVGVALVTRGAGLMYVPERVIARYIEDGTVQEVLKDWAHTDPGFHIYYSSFRQVPVGLRLLIDLIRELEPMGPLPR
- a CDS encoding organic hydroperoxide resistance protein — protein: MNVLYTATATATGGRDGRAVSSDKILDVALATPKELGGAGGAATNPEQLFAAGYSACFIGALKFVAGQSKRSVPADTSITANVGIGQIPGGFGLDIDLHIHLPGLEQADAEALVEAAHQVCPYSNATRGNVDVRLHVTV